Genomic segment of Ralstonia pickettii:
TTGCTTAGCAGCCGCTGCATTCTTGCCGCCGTCCGATTTGACCGCAACTACGCCTGCCTGCCGCGCCGTAAGCACCCGGTGAACCCGTCTTGCCAGCTAGGTGGCGCTGGGCGTCCAGCGATGCGGGAGCAGTTCGGCGATGTCGGCCGCCTTGTGGGTCGGCAGTCGCGTGAGGACGTCTTTCAGATAGGCGTAGGGATCGTGCCCGTTGAGCTTGGCCGATTGGATCAGGCTCATGACGGCAGCCGCGCGTTGACCGGCGCGCAGTGAGCCTGCAAACAACCAATTGGAGCGACCCAGGGCAACCGGCCGGATCTGTCGCTCGACGTGGTTGTTGTCGATGGGCACCGTCGGGTCGTCGAGGTAACGCACGAGAGCCGGCCACCGCTTGAGGCTGTAGTCAATGGCCCGCGCGATCGCCGAGCCGTCTGGGACGCGGCGTCGCTGTTCCTCGAGCCAGGCGTGCAGCCGCTCTAGAATCGGGCCAGCCCTTTGTTGCCGCGCTGCCAGGCGCTGGTCTGGCTCAGCATCCCGCACTTGCGCCTCGATCTCGTACAAGCTCACCATGTAGCGCAGTGCCTGGCCCGCCAATTCGCTCTTGTGCTTGTCGTGCAGTTCAAAGAACTTGCGCCGCGAATGGGCCATGCAACCGATCTCAGTGACGCCACCGTCGAAGCTGGCCTTGTAGCCGGCGAAGTCATCACATACCAGCTTGCCTTGCCACTGCCCCAGGAACGCGCGAGCGTGCTCGCCGCTGCGGCTGGGCGCAAACTGGTAAATCACCGCGCGCATCTTCTCGAACTCGCTCGGCGCATAGGCCCACAGGTAGGCGCGGTGCGTCTTGCCATTGCCGGGCGCGAGCATCTGCACTGGCGTTTCGTCGGCGTGCAGAACACCGTGGCTCAGAACCTCTTCTTGCAGGGCGTCCACCAGCGGTTGCAGACGCACGCCACAGATGCCCACCCACGCGCCCAGTGTCGATTGCGGGATGGCCAGACCGGCGCG
This window contains:
- the tnpC gene encoding IS66 family transposase encodes the protein MNLPTNLDALSPDELRTLAAQLMAQVGEKDRELRYRQAKIDQLTHELAIHKRWKFGKRSEQLTSEQASLLDEAIDADLEAIETELEALLPSSKSEAKSKPKRQALPPQLPRTDIHHEPDAETCTCGCALKRIGEDISEKLDYTPGTFTVERHIRGKWVCDQCETLVQTPVPPHVIDKGIPTAGLLAHTLVSKFGDHLPLYRQERIYARAGLAIPQSTLGAWVGICGVRLQPLVDALQEEVLSHGVLHADETPVQMLAPGNGKTHRAYLWAYAPSEFEKMRAVIYQFAPSRSGEHARAFLGQWQGKLVCDDFAGYKASFDGGVTEIGCMAHSRRKFFELHDKHKSELAGQALRYMVSLYEIEAQVRDAEPDQRLAARQQRAGPILERLHAWLEEQRRRVPDGSAIARAIDYSLKRWPALVRYLDDPTVPIDNNHVERQIRPVALGRSNWLFAGSLRAGQRAAAVMSLIQSAKLNGHDPYAYLKDVLTRLPTHKAADIAELLPHRWTPSAT